The stretch of DNA AAAAGGCGAGGGAAAAGTATTGATCGACTTTGAAGCGTGTGAAATAAAGGAAAAAAGCGTTCTTTGCATCCGCCCGGGACAAGTCCATTTTTCAGATGGTAATGTCACTGCCGATGGTTGGCTTTTAGCTGTCGACAGCATAGCAGTGAGGGAAGAGTACAAAGAAATATTCGAAAAATCCGTTATCACCGAAAATACAGTAAATCCCAATGAGGATGCATTCAATGATTTAACGGATTGTGCCCCGATGTTGTGCCGAAGACTTAAATCCGACGAAAGTAAAACCGGACAGTATATTGTACAGGACCTGCTCTCTTCTTACATTGGCATGATAGCCGAAGCCTATCAGAAAGAAATACCCGCACCGGTCAACAAACGTTCGGCAGCGATCACTTATGAATTCAAAGCCTTATTGTCCGCCAATTACCGGTTGCTGAAACGTCCTTCGCAATATGCCGCCCGATTGAATATTTCCCCGGTATATTTATATGA from Bacteroidales bacterium encodes:
- a CDS encoding AraC family transcriptional regulator, with protein sequence MDHIPTRKTSEHFQGEIARMRYVSGEDQPQISSRMHAHRDDYYIFLLIEKGEGKVLIDFEACEIKEKSVLCIRPGQVHFSDGNVTADGWLLAVDSIAVREEYKEIFEKSVITENTVNPNEDAFNDLTDCAPMLCRRLKSDESKTGQYIVQDLLSSYIGMIAEAYQKEIPAPVNKRSAAITYEFKALLSANYRLLKRPSQYAARLNISPVYLYEAVRQTTGQSVGDYIRNEIMIQAKRLLFYSNMGVKEIALELGYEDWAYFTRMFTKISKLSPTQFRKKYLK